Proteins co-encoded in one Corynebacterium tuberculostearicum genomic window:
- the eccCa gene encoding type VII secretion protein EccCa, producing MLGIGETRVIEPLTMPLRDTAPPLPTGSIEAEEVPEAVRPQPVPLVRLLLPVVMIAAMLGMVALMVLGAGSSRQISPMALMFPLMMLASMAMMFGPNNGGQDPDETRRTYLRHIKALREKALRNAAAQRAHETYRHPAPGELSVMVGSRRMWERGPDDPDALEVRVGTGPTTLCTPINVPDSGATEDLDPVCAVSMRQTIKAVGTVPDMPVVIQLQAFRFLSVSGSACARNSESEDPARDMVRAMVLQLALAHGPETCGIEATGGQWEWLKWLPHAREPEKARFRILVVDGVLTTGTENFFHDDSYTTIIEVGGAPSSALGVRAEHEGLCLVAGQELQVATAAGVEVLGAPDGMSAPSSTLLARSMAAFRRPDSTAGRRGTDLMGLLGYRDVEELAASGMWQGREGSARLMVPIGIDTVGQPVTVDLKESAHGGMGPHGLCIGATGSGKSELLRTLVTALSATHSPDELNLVLVDFKGGATFLGCDRLPHTSAVITNLEEESTLVERMYDAISGEMNRRQELLRTAGNFANVGEYNASATAVDEHGPLPALVIVVDEFSELLGQHPDFAELFVAVGRLGRSLHVHLLLASQRLEEGRLRGLDSHLSYRIGLKTFSSAESRQVLGVTDAYHLPGQPGAGYLKSDAEALTRFQASYVSGPLPRRALASGSLDGHSALPSGRVQLFHGWAQEVEDAGSEVVLDESTTVLSEVVRAAAQEAQLRGQSAHRIWLPPLPPVIELSALPGLSAAHDARAPSTAADQGQLLAPIGIIDRTYYQRQDELIIDFTQHGGHMALCGGPQSGKSSALRTIVSALALRHSPREARFYVIDLGGGQLASLDRLPHVSGVAGREEGEKVRRIVDEVAGFIRRPEQRATFLVIDGWHHIGTSNAEFEDLSEKVTEIVADGASAHVHVVIATSRWTTMRPAIRDLIANRLELRLGEALDSLIDRKLQQKLPSAPGRGLTSAGENMLLARTSNQDIAHICRVHAAADPVPSLKMLPAVLTPGALAAQGEVLAGEIAWGIGGRDLDTLTWNPSREPHLVAIGAQGCGKSTFLAQIMRGISGFARKDARLVVIDQRRAHLGTLDEDMVAAYAATQSSVQETILDTVRTLESRLPGPDITPAQLAARDWWEGPDIYLVIDDADLLSDIALSPLLELLPHARDIGLHLVIARKSGGIGRALFGQFFSAVRDLQPALLLFDADRDEGTIFGLKPSHQPPGRGQWSIRGENLGIAQAVYTEGEK from the coding sequence ATGCTTGGGATCGGGGAGACCCGCGTGATCGAGCCGTTGACCATGCCGTTGCGGGATACAGCACCACCGCTGCCCACCGGCAGCATAGAGGCCGAGGAGGTTCCAGAGGCGGTGCGCCCGCAACCGGTGCCGCTGGTACGGTTGCTTCTTCCGGTGGTGATGATTGCGGCGATGCTCGGCATGGTAGCCCTTATGGTGCTGGGTGCGGGAAGCTCGCGCCAGATTAGCCCTATGGCCTTGATGTTTCCGCTGATGATGCTAGCGAGCATGGCCATGATGTTTGGGCCCAATAACGGCGGACAAGATCCGGATGAGACTCGGCGCACCTACCTGCGCCACATCAAAGCTCTGCGGGAAAAGGCGCTGCGGAATGCGGCCGCGCAGCGCGCGCATGAGACCTATCGCCACCCCGCACCGGGGGAGTTGAGCGTGATGGTGGGCTCGCGTCGCATGTGGGAGCGTGGACCCGATGATCCGGATGCCCTCGAAGTTCGCGTGGGAACTGGTCCCACCACCTTGTGCACGCCCATCAACGTGCCGGATTCTGGCGCGACTGAGGATCTGGATCCAGTGTGTGCGGTAAGCATGCGCCAGACCATCAAGGCGGTAGGCACCGTGCCCGATATGCCAGTAGTCATTCAACTACAGGCGTTTCGCTTCCTGTCCGTTTCCGGAAGCGCATGCGCGCGCAACAGCGAGTCTGAGGACCCCGCGCGCGATATGGTGCGCGCGATGGTGCTGCAGTTAGCCTTAGCCCATGGTCCAGAGACCTGCGGCATCGAAGCCACCGGCGGCCAGTGGGAGTGGCTGAAGTGGCTACCGCATGCCCGCGAGCCGGAAAAGGCGCGCTTTCGCATCCTCGTGGTCGATGGCGTATTGACCACCGGTACTGAGAATTTCTTTCACGATGATTCCTACACCACCATCATCGAGGTCGGCGGCGCGCCGTCTTCTGCCCTGGGAGTGCGCGCGGAGCACGAAGGCCTGTGCCTCGTAGCAGGACAAGAGCTGCAGGTGGCTACCGCAGCCGGCGTAGAAGTGCTCGGAGCCCCAGATGGCATGAGCGCGCCTTCCTCTACGTTGCTCGCGCGTAGCATGGCCGCTTTCCGACGCCCCGATAGCACCGCCGGCCGCCGCGGTACCGACCTCATGGGGCTTTTAGGCTACCGCGACGTAGAAGAACTGGCTGCTAGCGGAATGTGGCAGGGTCGAGAAGGATCGGCACGCCTCATGGTGCCCATTGGCATCGATACGGTAGGCCAGCCCGTCACGGTGGACCTAAAAGAATCCGCGCACGGCGGCATGGGTCCGCACGGCCTGTGCATTGGTGCGACGGGCAGCGGAAAATCTGAGTTGCTGCGCACCCTAGTGACCGCGCTTTCCGCCACTCATAGCCCAGACGAGCTCAACCTCGTATTGGTGGATTTCAAAGGCGGTGCGACCTTCTTAGGCTGTGATCGCCTGCCGCATACCTCCGCGGTGATTACCAACCTGGAGGAGGAATCTACTCTGGTAGAGCGCATGTATGATGCCATTTCCGGTGAAATGAACCGCCGGCAAGAGCTCCTGCGCACCGCCGGGAATTTTGCCAACGTTGGCGAATACAATGCCTCCGCCACCGCAGTGGATGAGCACGGGCCACTGCCAGCCTTAGTTATCGTCGTCGATGAGTTCTCGGAGCTTTTGGGCCAGCACCCAGACTTTGCGGAACTTTTCGTTGCCGTCGGCCGCTTGGGACGCAGTCTCCACGTGCACCTGCTTTTAGCCTCCCAAAGGCTCGAGGAAGGCCGATTGCGGGGGCTGGATTCCCACCTGTCTTACCGAATCGGCCTGAAAACCTTCTCCTCGGCGGAATCCCGCCAGGTGCTCGGCGTGACCGATGCTTACCATTTGCCCGGCCAACCCGGCGCGGGCTACCTCAAGTCCGATGCCGAAGCACTTACCCGCTTCCAAGCCTCATATGTTTCTGGTCCTTTGCCGCGCCGGGCGCTAGCCAGCGGTTCTTTAGACGGCCACAGTGCTTTGCCCAGTGGCCGTGTGCAGCTCTTTCATGGCTGGGCGCAAGAGGTAGAAGATGCCGGCTCGGAGGTGGTTCTCGATGAATCCACTACGGTGCTTTCTGAGGTCGTGCGTGCCGCCGCACAAGAAGCCCAGTTGCGCGGGCAGTCGGCCCACCGCATCTGGTTGCCGCCGCTACCGCCGGTCATTGAACTATCCGCGTTGCCGGGACTTTCTGCCGCGCATGACGCGCGTGCGCCCTCGACCGCAGCAGACCAAGGCCAGTTGCTCGCCCCCATCGGCATTATCGATAGGACGTACTACCAACGCCAGGATGAACTGATTATTGATTTCACCCAGCACGGCGGACATATGGCCCTGTGCGGTGGCCCGCAGTCCGGCAAATCGAGCGCGCTGCGCACCATCGTCTCCGCACTGGCGTTGCGGCATAGTCCCCGGGAGGCGCGCTTCTACGTCATCGATCTTGGCGGCGGACAGTTAGCGTCCTTGGACCGTTTGCCCCACGTATCGGGTGTAGCCGGGCGCGAGGAAGGCGAGAAGGTGCGCCGCATCGTGGACGAGGTAGCAGGGTTTATCCGCCGCCCAGAACAACGTGCAACCTTCCTCGTTATTGATGGTTGGCACCATATAGGAACCTCGAACGCAGAGTTTGAAGATCTTTCGGAGAAGGTCACCGAGATCGTTGCGGATGGCGCCTCCGCCCATGTGCATGTAGTTATTGCCACCTCGCGGTGGACCACGATGCGCCCCGCTATCCGCGATCTCATTGCCAACCGCCTCGAATTGCGCTTAGGCGAAGCCCTGGATTCGCTCATTGACCGCAAGCTGCAGCAAAAGCTCCCCAGCGCGCCAGGGCGCGGGCTCACTTCGGCAGGGGAGAACATGCTCTTGGCCCGCACTTCTAACCAAGACATCGCCCATATTTGTCGCGTCCATGCTGCGGCCGACCCAGTTCCGAGCTTGAAAATGCTGCCCGCAGTGCTCACCCCAGGCGCACTTGCAGCCCAAGGAGAGGTACTCGCTGGAGAGATTGCCTGGGGCATTGGTGGGCGTGACCTCGATACGCTGACGTGGAATCCGTCTCGCGAGCCGCACCTCGTGGCAATCGGCGCGCAGGGGTGTGGCAAATCCACCTTCCTGGCGCAGATCATGCGCGGGATTAGTGGCTTCGCGCGCAAAGACGCGCGCCTAGTGGTCATCGATCAGCGCCGCGCCCACTTGGGAACCTTGGACGAAGACATGGTGGCCGCCTACGCCGCAACACAGTCCAGCGTCCAGGAGACCATCCTAGATACCGTCCGCACGCTGGAATCCCGTCTTCCAGGTCCGGACATTACGCCAGCGCAGCTTGCCGCGCGGGATTGGTGGGAGGGCCCAGATATTTACCTGGTCATTGACGATGCTGATCTGTTGAGCGATATCGCCTTATCGCCTCTCCTGGAGCTGCTCCCTCACGCCCGCGACATCGGCCTGCATCTAGTCATCGCCCGCAAATCCGGCGGCATCGGGCGAGCACTCTTTGGCCAGTTCTTCTCCGCCGTGCGTGATCTTCAGCCAGCGTTGCTGCTTTTCGACGCCGACCGGGACGAAGGCACCATCTTTGGCTTAAAACCCAGCCATCAACCACCCGGCCGTGGCCAATGGAGCATCCGCGGCGAAAACCTCGGCATTGCCCAAGCAGTGTACACAGAAGGAGAGAAGTAA
- the eccD gene encoding type VII secretion integral membrane protein EccD, with the protein MTTATAHHLRLTIRIHAGTFHKEADVALPLSSSVGELLAEITDLVDAPTISEPWRASTVSGRAIDLTAPLAATPLTEGAILVLSPRERRPAPVIRDAAESLAAAAEEDSTAALPTVWAWAGLLAAFILARASAPPIAAWAALSVGAFLLALWTRALSLVHLTLAAGMVCGWVAISPALGDVPFAALTASSTLLLVQLACHVTRLSTVRTTAAVLTVAALLLVATLGYLLPGLGTGLHTSHGTAAAACTIIAGIILLATAPAASIATAGLKVPQLPTAGQDLAVSDALQPDVDTRAQRAGRAYEGICCGLALCLIPALFALSLTGSGAALSRTSGAPDSLAEYIAVLFGTQHTGLGFVQALCVTVAGAVVMHAARHGRALASWALMLLAIASCLATCLCATHAVADSGLVASWAPALVSGLVLAAMISAPLWAPKVAELEPTTIAWFERIESLAIAASLPLGLHLAGIFVLIRGLG; encoded by the coding sequence ATGACTACTGCTACGGCGCACCACCTGCGCCTTACCATCCGCATACACGCCGGCACTTTTCACAAAGAAGCAGACGTGGCGCTGCCGCTAAGTTCTAGCGTGGGCGAGCTTTTGGCCGAAATCACGGACTTGGTGGACGCTCCCACCATTTCCGAGCCTTGGCGTGCCAGCACTGTTTCTGGCCGCGCCATCGATCTCACCGCACCGCTGGCCGCCACTCCGCTCACGGAAGGCGCAATTCTTGTCCTGAGCCCGCGTGAGCGCCGACCCGCGCCCGTAATCCGGGATGCCGCAGAATCCCTCGCCGCCGCGGCCGAAGAGGATTCTACTGCCGCTCTTCCCACCGTCTGGGCATGGGCGGGGCTGCTTGCTGCTTTCATCTTGGCCCGGGCTTCAGCCCCGCCTATAGCAGCCTGGGCGGCTTTGTCCGTCGGTGCCTTCTTGCTAGCGCTGTGGACTCGGGCGCTTTCGCTAGTACACCTCACCTTGGCGGCCGGCATGGTGTGCGGTTGGGTGGCAATTTCGCCCGCGCTTGGCGACGTCCCCTTCGCCGCCCTAACTGCCAGCTCCACCCTCCTCCTTGTTCAGCTTGCCTGCCACGTCACCAGGTTGAGTACGGTGCGCACCACCGCAGCAGTGCTCACCGTAGCGGCGCTTTTATTGGTTGCAACCCTCGGCTATCTGCTGCCGGGTCTCGGTACGGGGCTGCACACCAGTCATGGTACGGCGGCCGCCGCGTGCACCATCATCGCAGGCATCATTCTGTTGGCCACAGCGCCAGCGGCAAGCATCGCCACTGCCGGTCTCAAGGTCCCGCAATTGCCCACCGCCGGCCAAGATCTCGCGGTATCTGATGCCCTACAACCAGATGTGGATACCCGCGCGCAGCGGGCCGGGCGCGCCTACGAGGGAATATGCTGTGGCCTTGCGCTCTGCCTCATTCCGGCTCTTTTCGCCCTCTCGCTTACGGGTAGTGGCGCGGCTCTTTCGCGGACCAGCGGTGCCCCTGATTCTCTCGCCGAATACATTGCGGTGCTCTTTGGTACCCAGCACACCGGCCTAGGATTCGTCCAAGCGCTGTGCGTTACCGTCGCGGGGGCCGTGGTGATGCACGCCGCTCGACACGGTCGTGCGCTGGCTAGTTGGGCGCTGATGCTGCTTGCCATCGCCTCGTGCCTTGCAACCTGCTTGTGCGCTACCCACGCCGTGGCGGATTCGGGGCTTGTGGCTTCTTGGGCACCGGCTCTCGTCTCCGGCCTGGTCTTGGCAGCGATGATAAGTGCCCCGCTGTGGGCGCCCAAGGTTGCTGAATTGGAGCCCACCACTATTGCTTGGTTTGAACGCATCGAATCGCTAGCCATTGCCGCTAGTCTTCCCTTGGGCTTGCACCTTGCGGGTATCTTCGTGCTTATTAGGGGGTTGGGATGA
- a CDS encoding S8 family serine peptidase → MIRCRFPAVHVGRSRTLSVYAAAAMLPGVVLAAVATSAPNAAAREPDHECATAHASPLSPQPNEDQRDYRARLHSFATGEGVKVAVIDTGVEPHDQLRNLSGGADLVAPEDPEPHRDCDLHGTVVAGVIAGHDIGIAPRAEIYAVRQTSAHYRKEKEESTTGSLDTLAQAIDDAADAGARIINVSVVSCVPPDVAAQVDTSRLDGALAHAENSGALVITASGNASSGGCEMGDRVFPADSPTVLSVSAQADSHELADYSLNSAEGPQLAAQGFVPLALNPAGGWADGKEGADGTAQFHGTSFAAPVVSGTAALLAQRFPNDSPAALRDRLKDAAQPGHGFIDPLTVLTHVESASGIDTRAMVSEFMTYLTVCA, encoded by the coding sequence ATGATACGCTGCCGATTTCCTGCCGTTCACGTAGGCCGAAGTCGTACTCTCTCCGTTTACGCGGCCGCCGCGATGCTGCCTGGTGTCGTGCTGGCGGCTGTAGCTACTTCCGCACCGAACGCTGCTGCCCGCGAACCGGATCACGAGTGCGCGACCGCGCATGCCTCACCGCTATCGCCTCAGCCCAACGAAGATCAGCGCGATTACCGGGCTCGCCTCCATTCCTTTGCCACTGGTGAAGGCGTAAAGGTAGCCGTGATCGATACGGGTGTGGAGCCCCACGACCAACTGCGGAATCTTAGCGGCGGCGCAGACCTCGTCGCCCCAGAGGATCCCGAACCACACCGCGATTGCGACTTGCACGGAACCGTAGTGGCCGGTGTCATTGCGGGCCACGATATAGGAATCGCCCCGCGGGCAGAGATCTATGCCGTGCGCCAGACCAGCGCGCATTACCGCAAAGAGAAAGAAGAAAGCACCACTGGTTCGCTGGATACCTTGGCCCAGGCGATTGATGACGCCGCCGATGCCGGCGCCCGCATTATCAATGTCTCTGTGGTTTCCTGCGTCCCACCGGATGTGGCCGCGCAGGTGGATACCTCTCGGTTGGACGGTGCCTTAGCGCACGCGGAGAACTCCGGAGCGCTGGTCATTACTGCTTCTGGCAATGCCTCTTCTGGCGGATGTGAAATGGGTGACCGCGTCTTTCCAGCGGATTCGCCTACGGTGCTTTCGGTGAGTGCCCAAGCGGATTCTCATGAACTCGCTGACTACTCTCTGAATTCGGCCGAAGGTCCCCAGCTTGCCGCGCAAGGATTTGTGCCACTTGCTCTAAACCCCGCAGGAGGCTGGGCCGATGGCAAGGAGGGCGCTGATGGCACTGCACAGTTCCATGGCACGTCCTTTGCTGCGCCGGTGGTCAGCGGCACGGCTGCATTGCTGGCGCAGCGCTTTCCCAACGATAGCCCGGCTGCGCTCCGCGACCGATTGAAAGACGCCGCGCAGCCGGGGCACGGATTCATCGACCCGCTTACGGTGCTCACCCATGTGGAATCAGCTTCGGGCATTGACACCAGGGCGATGGTGTCTGAGTTCATGACATATTTGACAGTCTGTGCCTGA
- a CDS encoding IS481 family transposase, protein MNSPNRNMAIVRAVREQKRSPSKVAKQFGISRQRVYQILNAFDAGGAKAVAPKSRAPHTHPQAVPDKLRAEIVTIRRQLTRHGLDAGPETIAFHLERDGKRSPSTSTIRRILAKEGLIIPEPKKKPKSSFIRFEAAMPNECWQADITHIFLADGTRVDVLDFLDDHSRYLLSITAASSFTGPQVAAELTRLITTYGPPASTLTDNGLVFTARLAGRKGGRNAFEKVLSTYKIQQKNGRPGHPQTQGKIERFHQTLKKWITARPPAKTIGELQEQLDEFRDYYNIHRPHRALGRRSPHHSYTTGPKASPGDNPKQEWRTRNDIVWDNGKVTVRYAGKLFHLGIGRAFKRQKVLMVIADNHVITSLAETGEVITEHYIDTARDYQRPYWKQGDPPQATK, encoded by the coding sequence ATGAACAGTCCTAACCGCAATATGGCCATTGTCCGAGCAGTCCGTGAGCAAAAGCGCAGCCCGTCAAAGGTAGCTAAGCAATTTGGTATTTCCCGGCAGCGCGTCTATCAAATCCTCAACGCTTTCGACGCCGGCGGTGCCAAGGCTGTCGCGCCGAAATCACGTGCCCCACACACCCATCCACAGGCCGTGCCAGATAAGTTGCGGGCAGAAATTGTTACTATCCGTCGTCAACTAACGCGTCATGGGCTTGATGCAGGACCCGAGACTATTGCTTTTCACCTTGAAAGAGACGGAAAACGCAGCCCGTCTACGTCTACGATTCGACGCATCTTGGCCAAAGAGGGACTTATCATCCCGGAGCCGAAAAAGAAGCCTAAAAGCTCATTTATCCGCTTTGAAGCAGCCATGCCCAATGAATGCTGGCAGGCAGACATCACCCATATCTTCCTAGCCGATGGCACCAGGGTTGACGTCCTAGATTTCCTCGATGACCACTCGCGCTACCTTTTATCGATTACCGCTGCCAGCTCTTTTACAGGCCCACAAGTAGCTGCTGAGCTTACTCGATTGATAACAACCTATGGTCCGCCAGCATCGACGCTTACAGATAACGGGTTAGTCTTTACTGCCCGCTTAGCTGGGCGTAAAGGCGGACGAAATGCTTTTGAAAAAGTCTTGAGTACGTACAAAATTCAGCAGAAAAACGGCCGCCCAGGCCACCCGCAAACGCAAGGGAAAATTGAGAGATTCCACCAAACACTCAAAAAATGGATCACTGCCAGACCACCCGCGAAAACTATAGGTGAACTGCAAGAACAACTAGATGAATTTCGCGACTACTACAACATTCACCGCCCTCACCGAGCGCTTGGCAGGCGCAGCCCGCACCACAGCTACACGACAGGACCCAAAGCCAGCCCAGGTGATAACCCAAAGCAAGAATGGCGCACCAGAAACGACATTGTCTGGGACAACGGCAAAGTCACTGTGCGCTACGCTGGCAAGCTTTTCCACTTAGGCATCGGTAGAGCCTTTAAGCGACAAAAAGTCCTCATGGTCATAGCCGACAATCACGTCATCACATCACTAGCCGAAACCGGCGAAGTGATCACCGAGCACTACATCGACACAGCCCGCGACTATCAAAGGCCCTACTGGAAACAAGGAGACCCGCCCCAAGCCACGAAATAA
- the eccB gene encoding type VII secretion protein EccB, whose translation MARPLPTTKAQVSGHKFLRRRVEHGLVLGDIRMIHDPLARRRKALLFGGVGVAFLAVGSGMLAWLQPSPQPGDAPIVRSQQGQLFVDVHDTYHPVFNLASARIIAGQAAEAQTIGDEHLQEALLGSPVGIADAPGYLAAEGESPQQQWTACLAGKDEAPAAESPTSIGGQQVASQEVIVLAEPEQEGLGQKRAALVDSEGTQWLITQEGRVALPDPSSTEGRVVRRAIGVEDSTHTWPVPPELLNAFEELPPLNFPADPPEVIDTGQGLWARTAKGVAELTPTQAEMLTGLGAKESAASPQEVAALADAPLNLNLPSASFRFLNPDDGWMCAGNEGGGVVVPAQAGTVALAGKAVAHRFGGLNAGGVGADSGHGYHVVSPTGQRHEVKDKETLEALGTGVGARVPWEILRLLPEGSALSRDQALQVSS comes from the coding sequence ATGGCACGTCCGCTGCCTACTACCAAGGCCCAGGTATCGGGCCATAAATTCTTGCGTCGCCGCGTCGAGCATGGGCTTGTGCTGGGCGATATCCGCATGATTCATGATCCTTTGGCTAGGCGCCGGAAAGCTCTACTTTTCGGTGGGGTCGGCGTCGCCTTCCTGGCGGTAGGGTCCGGTATGTTGGCATGGTTGCAACCAAGTCCGCAGCCAGGCGATGCGCCGATCGTTCGCTCGCAGCAAGGGCAGCTCTTTGTGGATGTCCACGACACCTACCACCCAGTATTCAACCTGGCGTCTGCGCGCATTATCGCCGGGCAGGCAGCGGAGGCGCAGACCATCGGAGATGAGCACCTGCAGGAAGCCTTATTGGGCTCGCCGGTGGGCATCGCGGATGCGCCGGGGTATCTTGCGGCCGAAGGCGAGTCCCCACAACAGCAGTGGACAGCTTGTTTGGCCGGCAAAGATGAGGCTCCCGCCGCGGAGAGCCCGACCAGTATTGGCGGCCAGCAGGTCGCTTCGCAGGAGGTCATTGTCCTAGCCGAGCCTGAGCAGGAAGGCTTGGGCCAAAAGCGAGCCGCATTAGTAGACTCTGAAGGCACGCAGTGGCTTATCACTCAGGAAGGTCGCGTAGCGTTGCCAGATCCCTCCAGCACTGAGGGGCGCGTGGTGCGGCGCGCCATCGGCGTGGAAGACAGCACCCACACCTGGCCCGTGCCTCCCGAGCTGCTCAATGCTTTTGAGGAGCTGCCACCGCTGAACTTTCCGGCCGATCCGCCCGAGGTTATCGACACCGGCCAAGGCTTATGGGCGCGCACAGCCAAGGGCGTAGCAGAGCTCACGCCCACCCAAGCGGAGATGCTTACGGGCCTAGGGGCCAAGGAATCGGCAGCTTCGCCGCAGGAGGTAGCCGCGCTTGCCGACGCCCCCTTAAACCTCAACCTTCCCTCCGCGTCGTTCCGTTTCTTAAACCCAGACGACGGCTGGATGTGCGCGGGCAACGAGGGCGGCGGGGTAGTGGTACCCGCCCAAGCAGGTACCGTTGCCTTGGCTGGCAAGGCGGTGGCACATCGCTTCGGTGGGCTCAATGCTGGTGGAGTAGGTGCGGACAGCGGCCATGGTTATCACGTGGTCTCACCCACGGGGCAGCGGCACGAGGTCAAGGATAAAGAGACCTTGGAAGCCCTGGGTACAGGCGTGGGCGCGCGAGTACCGTGGGAGATCCTGCGGCTGTTGCCGGAAGGTTCGGCGCTGAGTCGTGACCAAGCCTTGCAGGTCAGCTCTTAG
- the truA gene encoding tRNA pseudouridine(38-40) synthase TruA codes for MTVAASTTPEGPADGFVRLRLDLAYDGTDFHGWAKQKGGLRTVQGVLEEKLAMIARTEVPLMVAGRTDAGVHARGQVAHVDVPTEMLDQRSVAGEPGKLVRRLAKLLPEDVRVHGCEFAPAGFDARFSALRRHYVYRITTNLRGALPTRARDTAEWIKPVDIDAMQEAATALVGLHDFAAFCKAKPNATTIRELQDFSWRDVSTPEEPELFEARVSADAFCWSMVRSLVGCCLRVGEGRRGADFAASLLQETKRSSSIPVAPAKGLSLVAVDYPAADQLAARAEVTRERRSAD; via the coding sequence ATGACTGTTGCAGCATCTACCACCCCAGAGGGGCCGGCGGACGGATTCGTTCGCCTGCGCTTGGACTTGGCCTATGACGGCACGGATTTCCACGGTTGGGCCAAGCAGAAGGGCGGTCTTCGTACCGTGCAAGGCGTGCTGGAAGAAAAGCTGGCGATGATTGCTCGCACAGAGGTCCCGCTTATGGTCGCTGGCCGGACGGATGCCGGTGTTCACGCTCGTGGCCAGGTGGCGCACGTGGACGTTCCTACAGAGATGCTGGATCAGCGCTCGGTGGCGGGGGAGCCGGGGAAGCTGGTGCGTCGGTTAGCAAAGCTCTTGCCAGAGGACGTGCGGGTGCATGGCTGCGAGTTTGCGCCTGCAGGCTTCGATGCGCGTTTTTCGGCGCTGCGGCGGCACTACGTGTACCGGATTACCACCAACCTGCGCGGCGCGCTGCCGACCCGTGCGCGGGATACGGCCGAGTGGATTAAGCCAGTGGATATCGATGCCATGCAGGAAGCCGCCACCGCGCTGGTGGGCCTGCATGACTTTGCGGCCTTTTGCAAAGCCAAGCCGAATGCCACGACCATCCGTGAATTGCAGGATTTTTCCTGGCGAGATGTTTCAACTCCAGAAGAACCAGAGCTTTTTGAAGCCCGCGTGAGCGCCGATGCTTTTTGCTGGTCGATGGTGCGCTCCTTGGTAGGGTGCTGCCTGCGTGTGGGGGAGGGGCGCCGCGGTGCTGACTTCGCCGCGTCGCTGCTCCAAGAGACGAAGCGTTCCTCGAGCATTCCTGTGGCCCCGGCAAAGGGGCTTTCGCTAGTTGCCGTTGATTACCCGGCGGCGGACCAGCTGGCGGCGCGCGCAGAAGTGACCCGCGAAAGGCGCAGCGCCGATTAG
- the rplQ gene encoding 50S ribosomal protein L17 translates to MPTPKKGARLGGSAKQQAHMLSNLAASLIEHGAIKTTDAKAKVLRPYIEKIITKAKSGTVADRRAVLKLIPRKDVVSYLFDEVAPKFENREGGYTRTIKLDNRTGDNAPMSQISLVLEETVTSEANRATRAAASKAAEAEEAKADEAAETEAPAEETAAEESEEK, encoded by the coding sequence ATGCCAACCCCTAAGAAGGGTGCCCGTCTCGGCGGCTCCGCCAAGCAGCAGGCTCACATGCTGAGCAACTTGGCAGCCAGCCTGATCGAGCACGGCGCTATCAAGACCACCGATGCCAAGGCGAAGGTTCTTCGCCCGTACATCGAAAAGATCATCACCAAGGCTAAGTCCGGCACCGTTGCTGACCGCCGCGCAGTGCTGAAGCTCATCCCGCGCAAGGATGTCGTTTCCTACCTGTTCGACGAGGTCGCACCGAAGTTTGAGAACCGTGAGGGTGGCTACACCCGCACCATCAAGCTGGACAACCGCACTGGTGACAACGCCCCGATGTCCCAGATCTCCCTCGTTCTCGAGGAGACTGTGACCTCCGAGGCTAACCGCGCTACCCGCGCTGCCGCTTCCAAGGCCGCTGAGGCTGAGGAAGCTAAGGCAGACGAAGCTGCAGAGACCGAGGCACCTGCCGAGGAGACCGCAGCTGAGGAGTCCGAGGAGAAGTAA